The Planctomycetia bacterium genome includes a window with the following:
- a CDS encoding serine/threonine protein kinase: protein MLALGTLFAGRYRIDQEIGRGSFGIVYRVLDCETERSVALKVLLPEADADPTLRHRLRREAKLANEMRSTHCIRVLDVAETGEGRTYVVMELLAGEELTLRMAREGRVAPAAAVEIASQVLEAVGEAHELGVVHRDLKPHNIFLCGGNGAPLDVKVLDFGIAKVAGRADGGGLSESARLTVHGNVLGTPTYMSPEQCRGDFPAPTSDIYSLGVVLYEMLAGKPPFDDPNPVQVLVKHNTEAVPPLPSDVARLPIGAATLRALEKDPELRFQSAAEFAAALSAMPPGQAGESTPQPEAKSDPAKNPEAGAPTTIAVRLSTIMRGWNGDDDSSASGPVRRGPSRAVLIGVCVLLALVVAIAVALKGGS from the coding sequence ATGCTCGCACTCGGAACCTTGTTCGCCGGCCGATACCGCATCGATCAGGAGATCGGTCGCGGCTCGTTCGGCATCGTCTATCGCGTGCTCGATTGCGAGACGGAGCGGAGCGTCGCTCTGAAGGTGCTGCTGCCGGAAGCCGATGCCGACCCGACGCTCCGCCATCGCCTGCGGCGCGAGGCGAAGCTCGCCAACGAGATGCGGAGCACGCATTGCATCCGCGTGCTCGACGTGGCGGAAACCGGCGAAGGGCGAACGTACGTCGTGATGGAGCTGCTCGCAGGGGAGGAGCTTACGCTCCGCATGGCGCGCGAAGGACGCGTCGCTCCGGCCGCGGCCGTGGAGATCGCGAGCCAGGTCTTAGAGGCGGTCGGTGAGGCGCACGAGCTCGGCGTCGTTCATCGCGATCTCAAGCCGCATAATATTTTTCTGTGCGGCGGCAACGGCGCGCCGCTCGACGTCAAAGTGCTCGACTTCGGCATCGCGAAAGTCGCCGGACGTGCCGACGGCGGCGGCCTCTCCGAATCGGCCCGCCTCACGGTACACGGCAACGTGCTCGGCACGCCGACCTATATGAGCCCCGAGCAATGCCGCGGCGATTTCCCCGCGCCGACGTCGGACATTTATTCGCTGGGGGTCGTGCTCTACGAAATGCTCGCGGGAAAGCCCCCGTTCGACGACCCGAATCCGGTGCAAGTGTTGGTGAAGCACAACACGGAAGCGGTGCCGCCGCTGCCGAGCGACGTCGCGCGGCTGCCGATCGGCGCGGCCACGTTGAGGGCCTTGGAGAAAGATCCCGAGCTTCGTTTTCAATCGGCCGCGGAGTTCGCCGCCGCGCTGTCGGCGATGCCGCCGGGGCAAGCTGGCGAATCGACTCCGCAGCCCGAGGCGAAGTCCGATCCGGCGAAGAATCCCGAGGCCGGCGCCCCGACGACGATCGCCGTCCGCCTCTCGACGATCATGCGCGGCTGGAACGGCGACGACGACTCCTCCGCGTCGGGCCCTGTCCGCCGCGGCCCGAGCCGGGCGGTGCTGATCGGCGTGTGCGTGCTGCTGGCCCTGGTCGTCGCGATCGCGGTCGCCTTGAAGGGCGGCTCGTAG
- a CDS encoding VWA domain-containing protein, producing the protein MASHSSREPTPPPSWSDRRDEYVDDRKHRWQGAGDAARATRVAAVKRSSGRRVFVMLLLLLALFGLFVYVLLFSPAKTPLIVISATDYAWPVPPNAWVREDIAGLEELDGRTLHVVDTSTAWRSKSTGLAELDRRLRELGHARGNDGSILFYVALHGLVDEKGMPCLLLPGASPLNSAQWLPCDELLRHLGSELPAEVNKVLILDCTRIRTNWNLGLVRNTFVERLEELVGRGDVPNLQVLTSSGLDETSWASADLRGSAFGRAVRLGLAGAADRSERGEKIGNRNGRVSIAELHRYVGSYVERWAKKNRGVEQTPRLLLNEKTPLTDFRLTWSLDRSGLKRMLESEETAGRAADTIPLDDVAELWRKLDALRAARAYQADPLAWRELEQRLLQLEQLASAGEAYREPAERLNAELRERLTISVARATQTAAGENGMAKAALLAPTDNDVAANFKLHSLPLCEYFGTLDAGTIASTRGRLDLATAANDPESLEAIWLKSTRPEQVRELAEVQFIKLARRYEASTLWKQGDSVRKGLQLYELAERTAIFGDARAHYWLRPTLEAADAARRAAEDRYYLGPRKAAETAPWDAPLALYEAIGAANSGLRPRIETALLAYDRTCSAAPYLAEWYSRPGLKLTKRIEVESEKSNDGTKVNKPATPSPDDPVNGRLAPLFRNAKKLGELLDERSATPSTDAPPFLESARIVGEELEALDRDFRNTVEERLNESGSDGATLRELQAALDVPLLPADKRAAVMKKANELAVRLHAAGLEDAAPAAKPADKPASDLVAIGFAERISGWPTHPLAMILDFDEPSKTPEAAGTKPADPPAGDVNEKHAAAERVERLGTLARERLRLLPTLPLADDAAVGDAPRVAYARTARALRSAAPIWFTMPTVDPIARLRRFDMQQLLLWDCRRTLDDFWGSGGDKPGAIERSKPFFDTAASDHLAAARELLPPTSAVDKEFDALRRLLNLRRLASRRGAVAAVETGLPDGAGDSITLTVDIEPGDDSAQAAVQGAFPAGEGAAFARNAETILPLVREPWKTPLAGKGAELRLAGSVPETFGSAFQAVAMFRGNEYTVPFMRPGLGGVVVDFVPTLPDTAQVTLFGDRPQQSSVVFILDCSASMATDMPVELIDAQKLPRLEIAKSVLESLLEQLAIRGDTRVGVRFFGHRAGWAKEQLSKMLTQNDYAGSIPDDVSPSSDVELVLPLGRFSSVEAGLVTSRLKSVKPWGQSPLFLSLQDALRDFDADKGDTDKSIVVITDGANYQFTPAGGGVAAPAHRTLNDVATSWQGKNVPIYILGFGTAQAGDAAAEREFTELARRTQGRYFPIGNGRDLLTTLRERLGLGSYEVDPSGAAALGNQAATKLNSPVTVSGLRKQPADYTVRFEATSRQVLLEGGEALQLYASRGGEISARAYDQGVPVEDLLVNDNERLRLTVRAHRPRRIAAGVEFPISVQDADSYFTRRPTEMWIEITPTTKNGAKNETEPLPTYIFYDRNYTLGTPVPVETWTADRWPAGSAQAKVQVWCKYSPTEPGGATPLREIVEDRARFLTGTPIALVDGATFRVQLPERIDGDTPYEIKIIEEHGPASPGVGALKVLLETEKSLLPKRIVRRFDAKHRVAIHSYWFDPDTARKVLDSAASRITFTTRNATRDGAWRIENRSLTVDIFGAGETLPLDAATGVR; encoded by the coding sequence ATGGCAAGCCACTCTTCACGAGAACCGACGCCGCCGCCGAGCTGGAGCGATCGGCGCGATGAGTACGTCGACGATCGCAAGCACCGTTGGCAAGGGGCCGGCGATGCGGCCCGAGCCACGCGCGTCGCCGCGGTCAAGCGCAGCTCCGGGCGGCGCGTTTTCGTCATGCTCTTGTTGCTGCTGGCGCTGTTCGGCCTGTTCGTCTACGTGCTGTTGTTCTCGCCTGCCAAGACGCCGCTCATCGTGATCTCGGCGACCGACTATGCTTGGCCCGTCCCGCCGAACGCCTGGGTTCGCGAAGACATCGCCGGTCTCGAAGAGCTCGACGGCCGCACCCTGCACGTAGTCGATACCTCGACCGCTTGGCGCTCGAAGTCGACGGGGCTCGCCGAGCTCGATCGGCGCTTGCGCGAGCTCGGCCACGCGCGCGGCAACGACGGATCGATCTTGTTCTACGTCGCGCTGCACGGCTTGGTCGACGAAAAGGGAATGCCCTGCCTGCTGCTTCCCGGCGCGTCTCCTTTGAACTCCGCACAATGGCTTCCCTGCGATGAATTGCTCCGGCATCTCGGCTCGGAGCTGCCGGCCGAAGTCAACAAAGTGCTCATCCTCGATTGCACGCGGATTCGCACGAACTGGAATCTCGGACTCGTTCGCAATACGTTCGTCGAACGGCTCGAAGAACTCGTCGGGCGCGGCGACGTGCCGAACCTGCAAGTCCTCACGTCGTCGGGTCTCGATGAAACCTCGTGGGCCTCGGCCGATTTGCGCGGCTCGGCCTTCGGGCGCGCCGTGCGCCTCGGGCTCGCCGGAGCGGCCGATCGAAGCGAACGAGGCGAAAAAATCGGCAACCGCAACGGCCGGGTTTCGATCGCGGAATTGCATCGCTACGTCGGGTCGTATGTCGAGCGCTGGGCCAAGAAGAATCGCGGGGTCGAGCAAACGCCGCGCTTGCTGTTGAACGAAAAGACGCCGCTCACCGACTTTCGTCTAACCTGGTCGCTCGATCGCTCCGGGTTGAAACGGATGCTCGAAAGTGAAGAGACCGCCGGACGCGCCGCAGACACGATCCCGCTCGACGACGTCGCCGAACTCTGGCGCAAGCTTGATGCGCTTCGTGCGGCCCGCGCTTATCAGGCCGATCCGCTCGCATGGCGCGAGCTCGAACAACGCCTGTTGCAGCTCGAACAACTGGCCTCGGCGGGCGAAGCCTATCGCGAGCCGGCCGAGCGGTTGAACGCCGAACTCCGCGAACGACTCACGATCTCCGTGGCTCGCGCAACGCAAACCGCGGCCGGCGAAAACGGGATGGCGAAGGCCGCGCTGCTCGCGCCGACCGACAACGACGTTGCGGCGAACTTCAAGCTCCACTCGCTCCCGCTTTGCGAATACTTCGGCACGCTGGACGCCGGCACGATCGCTTCGACGCGCGGACGCCTCGACCTCGCGACCGCGGCGAACGATCCCGAAAGCTTGGAAGCGATATGGTTGAAATCAACCCGACCCGAGCAAGTGCGCGAGCTGGCTGAAGTGCAATTCATCAAGCTCGCGCGGCGCTACGAAGCCTCGACTCTGTGGAAGCAAGGAGATTCGGTTCGCAAAGGTTTGCAGCTCTACGAGCTCGCCGAGCGCACCGCGATCTTCGGCGATGCCCGCGCCCACTACTGGCTCCGCCCGACGCTCGAAGCGGCCGACGCGGCACGTCGCGCGGCGGAAGATCGGTACTATCTCGGTCCGCGCAAGGCCGCCGAAACGGCCCCGTGGGACGCGCCGCTGGCGCTCTACGAAGCGATCGGCGCTGCAAATTCGGGCCTCCGGCCTCGCATCGAAACGGCCCTGCTCGCGTACGATCGGACTTGCTCCGCGGCGCCGTATCTGGCCGAGTGGTATTCGCGCCCCGGGTTGAAGCTCACGAAGCGCATCGAGGTCGAGAGTGAGAAAAGCAACGACGGAACGAAGGTCAACAAACCTGCGACTCCCTCACCCGACGATCCCGTCAACGGGCGTCTTGCGCCGCTGTTTCGCAATGCGAAGAAGCTCGGCGAGTTGCTCGACGAACGGAGCGCGACGCCGTCGACCGATGCTCCGCCGTTCTTGGAATCGGCCCGCATCGTGGGAGAAGAACTCGAGGCGCTCGACCGCGACTTTCGCAACACGGTCGAAGAGCGCCTGAACGAGTCGGGCTCCGACGGCGCAACGCTCCGCGAACTGCAAGCCGCGCTCGACGTTCCGCTGTTGCCGGCTGATAAACGAGCGGCCGTAATGAAGAAGGCGAACGAGCTGGCCGTGCGCCTGCATGCCGCAGGGCTCGAAGATGCCGCACCCGCCGCAAAACCTGCCGACAAGCCGGCGAGCGATCTGGTCGCGATCGGTTTCGCGGAGCGGATCTCCGGTTGGCCGACCCATCCTTTGGCGATGATCCTCGACTTCGACGAACCGTCGAAGACACCGGAAGCGGCTGGAACGAAACCGGCCGATCCGCCCGCCGGCGACGTGAACGAAAAACATGCGGCGGCCGAACGTGTGGAACGGCTCGGCACGCTCGCCCGCGAACGGTTGCGACTGCTGCCGACGTTGCCGCTGGCCGACGATGCCGCCGTGGGAGATGCACCGCGTGTCGCATACGCGCGTACGGCCCGAGCGCTACGGAGCGCCGCACCGATTTGGTTCACAATGCCGACGGTCGATCCGATCGCGCGGCTGCGGCGCTTCGACATGCAGCAGCTCCTGCTGTGGGATTGTCGCCGTACGCTCGACGACTTCTGGGGCTCCGGCGGCGACAAGCCCGGCGCGATCGAGCGCTCGAAGCCGTTCTTCGATACGGCGGCGAGCGACCATCTCGCCGCCGCGCGCGAGTTGTTGCCGCCGACGTCGGCCGTCGATAAGGAGTTCGACGCTTTGCGTCGTCTCTTGAACTTGCGCCGGCTCGCGAGTCGTCGCGGAGCGGTCGCCGCCGTCGAGACCGGGCTGCCCGACGGCGCCGGCGATTCGATCACGCTCACGGTCGACATCGAACCGGGAGACGATTCCGCTCAGGCAGCCGTCCAGGGGGCGTTCCCCGCCGGCGAAGGAGCCGCCTTCGCCCGCAATGCCGAGACGATCTTGCCGCTCGTTCGGGAACCATGGAAGACGCCGCTCGCCGGCAAAGGGGCCGAGTTACGGCTGGCCGGGTCGGTGCCCGAGACGTTCGGTTCGGCCTTCCAAGCGGTCGCGATGTTTCGCGGCAACGAATACACGGTGCCGTTCATGCGGCCGGGGCTCGGGGGCGTGGTCGTCGACTTCGTCCCGACGCTGCCCGACACGGCGCAAGTCACGCTCTTCGGCGACCGACCGCAGCAATCGTCGGTCGTTTTCATTCTCGACTGTTCGGCGAGCATGGCGACCGACATGCCGGTCGAATTGATCGACGCGCAGAAGTTGCCGCGCCTCGAGATCGCCAAGAGCGTGCTGGAATCGCTCTTGGAACAGCTCGCGATCCGCGGCGATACGCGCGTCGGTGTCCGCTTCTTCGGGCATCGGGCCGGCTGGGCCAAAGAACAACTCTCGAAGATGCTCACGCAAAACGACTACGCGGGCTCGATCCCCGACGACGTGAGCCCGAGCTCCGACGTGGAGTTGGTGTTGCCGCTCGGTCGGTTCTCGTCGGTCGAGGCGGGCTTGGTGACGTCGCGTTTGAAGAGCGTGAAGCCGTGGGGACAGTCGCCGCTGTTTCTTTCGCTGCAAGATGCGCTGCGCGATTTCGACGCCGACAAGGGAGATACGGACAAGAGCATCGTCGTGATCACCGATGGCGCAAACTACCAATTCACTCCGGCCGGCGGCGGCGTGGCGGCACCGGCGCATCGCACGCTCAACGATGTCGCAACGAGCTGGCAAGGGAAGAACGTGCCGATCTATATTCTCGGCTTCGGCACGGCTCAGGCCGGCGATGCCGCGGCCGAGCGCGAGTTCACCGAGCTGGCCCGACGAACGCAAGGCCGGTACTTCCCGATCGGCAACGGTCGCGATCTGTTGACGACGCTGCGCGAGCGGCTCGGCCTCGGCAGTTACGAAGTCGACCCGTCGGGCGCGGCCGCGCTCGGCAACCAAGCGGCGACGAAGCTCAACAGCCCGGTCACGGTCTCCGGCCTGCGCAAACAACCGGCCGACTACACGGTCCGCTTCGAAGCGACCTCGCGGCAAGTCTTGCTCGAAGGGGGGGAGGCGTTGCAGCTCTATGCCTCGCGCGGCGGCGAGATCTCGGCCCGAGCCTACGACCAAGGGGTCCCGGTCGAAGACCTGTTGGTGAACGACAACGAGCGGCTACGTCTGACGGTGCGCGCTCATCGACCGCGGCGCATCGCGGCGGGGGTCGAGTTTCCGATCTCGGTGCAAGACGCCGATTCGTACTTCACGCGCCGGCCGACCGAGATGTGGATCGAGATCACGCCGACGACGAAGAACGGTGCGAAGAACGAAACCGAACCGCTGCCGACCTATATTTTCTACGATCGCAACTACACGCTCGGCACGCCGGTGCCCGTCGAGACCTGGACGGCCGATCGTTGGCCGGCCGGCAGCGCGCAGGCGAAGGTGCAAGTCTGGTGCAAGTATTCGCCGACCGAGCCGGGCGGAGCGACGCCGCTGCGCGAAATCGTCGAAGACCGCGCGCGGTTTCTCACCGGCACCCCGATCGCGCTCGTCGACGGCGCGACGTTCCGCGTGCAGCTTCCCGAGCGGATCGACGGCGACACGCCTTACGAGATCAAGATCATCGAAGAGCATGGTCCGGCCTCGCCGGGAGTCGGCGCGCTCAAGGTCCTCTTGGAGACCGAGAAGTCGCTGCTCCCGAAACGGATCGTGCGTCGGTTCGACGCGAAGCATCGCGTGGCGATCCATTCCTACTGGTTCGACCCGGACACGGCGCGGAAGGTGCTCGACTCCGCCGCCTCGCGCATCACGTTCACGACGCGCAACGCCACGCGCGACGGAGCCTGGCGCATCGAAAACCGATCGCTGACGGTCGACATCTTCGGCGCCGGCGAGACCCTGCCGCTCGACGCCGCGACCGGCGTGCGCTAA